In the Callospermophilus lateralis isolate mCalLat2 chromosome 19, mCalLat2.hap1, whole genome shotgun sequence genome, TACAGACCCACCTGAGAAGGTAGGGAACAAAGAGACACTGGCCAGGCAAGGCTGAGGGGGTCCTAGGACACAGCCCTAGGCCCTGCCTGAGTCCTCAATTACTTTGTGCCCCAGCCAGGAAAGTTTCAGACTCCAGGAAACTAGAGGTGTGGGGGGGGAACAGAGCAAGAAGAGGAAGACAAGGTAGCAGAATTTCCACTCAATGGGAGCAGGGCCGGCTAGTTCTGAGGGATGCCCCTGCCCCTATGCAGGCCTGGCAGTGGTGGAAAACCAGTGGAGAATCCTCAGTGTGGACAAGGAGGGGTCACAGGGAGCACCTGCCTTGCTCATCCAGTTCCCACTGGCCACTCACCCCACGGGCTGGGCCATCTTGGCGTGCAGGCTCTGGTGGGCAATGAGGTGAGCACGCTGCTTGAAGCTCTTGTCACACTCGCCACAGCCGAAGGGCCGCTCGCCAGTGTGAACACGCCGGTGGTCCAACAGGTAGGAGCGCAGGGAGAAGCTCTTACCACAGTCACTGCACCCGAAGGGCTTCTCGCCCGTGTGGATGCGTTGGTGGTCTGCCAGGTAGGCACTGCGGCTGAAGCTCTTGCCACACTCAGAGCAGGAGAAGGGCTTCTCACCCGTGTGCACACCCTGGTGACGCACCAGGTCAGAGGAGCTGCGGAAGCTCTTGTCGCACTCGGGGCACTTGTGTGGCTTTTCACCTGTGTGTGTGCGTTGATGCCGTgccaggtctgagccccagcggaAGCGCTTACCGCACTGCCCGCAGCTGTGAGGCTTCTCTGCAGCTAGGTCCCGAAACTGACGCCTGCGAGTGGGTGGCCGACCCCGCCGTACCCCTACCAACTGGCCTACAGCTGTTCCTGGCCGGTTCTCACTCTCCCAGGCCTCAGCCTCTTCCGGGCTCCAGGATACAGACACCTCACTGCCTGTCTGGCGCGGAAGCACCAGCACTGCCTCCTCCAGCTGGGTCTTCGAGCTCTGGCTTTTGAGCCCCAAACCTGCAAAGAGGGAGGAAgcagcctcttcagtcctacttgGTTCTAGAGCTAGTGCTGAGGCAAGGAAGAAAGCTCCCTGGCATTGAGGTTCAGACCTGGGTCAGACATACAAGCCCCAGTTCCCTCATCTACAAAACGAGATAGTGATGAAAAGCCAGTAGAAGAGTGCTTACGAGTGAGCCCTAGAGGGTGGACCCTCTGGGCAGATCCTATCTGCAGGGATGCCTACTAATCATGACCCTCCACTAGGTCCCTTACCCAACCAGGTCCTTAACCCATCCAAGTACCTTGCTTCTATACCTGGAACTAATGGTCCACTCTCAGAGCTCACTGAATGGATTCAGCTTGATTTTGTGAACCACCCATTCTTGAACTGGTAGAAATGGAGGTATTAAGCAATGTGGTCCCCTCACTTTACAGGTTCCAGTTCTCCAAATTCAAAAATACACAGTagtttcagtcagggaaggatcTCAGCCAGGTTCACAGGTTAGTATCTGGCTTGGAAAGGGACCCCAAGTGTGTGGCTTCAAATGGCAAGGTGTTTGGACTTGGAGTGCAGCCCAGCCCTGTCAACATTCTTGCAGCTGGTGAGCCAAGGTGGCCGCACAACAAAGCCTCTTTTAACTCTGTCCTTTAGTGTGCAGTGACTTCTCTGAGTCTCAGGTCCCTCATCAATAAAATGGGAAGAATATTTCAATGCACCATGTTGTGTGAATCAAAGGAGAAAATGTCCTTATAAGCACTCAGCACAGGCTGGCACATCTCAAGCACTTGTCACATGATATACCTGTACAGGTATAGAGAACTGAACATCAGCACAAGAAAGGAATCATATAGGGCTCTAGAAGAGACCCAGGAAAAGCCCACTTTGGAACTGGCCAAGGGAAGAGTGGGAAGAAAGACTGGGAATGGCAGCAGGATGAGGGGCCCACCAAGACCCACTTACCCAGGGCAGCATTCCGGGAATTCTCCCGCTTTATGTCCCAGAAGAGATTCCTTTGGGCAGGGTCCAGAGAACCCCATTCTTCCCGTGAGAAATAGAAGGGAATGTCTCCCAATGCCACAGGTCCCTGGAATGAGGAAGGAAGATTGGGCTCAGGCTGCCTTGCTCAAGTCTCCCAGGCAGCTGTGGGTGGGGACAGGGTGAATCAGATGAAAAAGGGCTACAGGAGAAAGCAAGGAACATTTTATAAACTCAGCAGTGCCAAGGGTCTCAGAGAGGACAAAGGGACTTGTAACTCACATGGACCCCAGAGGCAAAGCAGGCTTCTGTGGTCTTTCTGGTATTATCCTCTTTAAGAAGAGCAGGAAGCTGGGCTAAAAGAAAAGAATGGCACCTCAGGAGGCCACCTCAGGCCTGAGACTGAGATCTTAGTCTCCCCTGCACACGTGCACATGAATAcagacacacatgcacgcacatacAGATATACATGTGCACATATGACTGGGCTTCAGAAAACAGAAACCCCTGGCTGCTACCTTCAGGGCAATGCTTGAGAAGGAACAAGGCCCCTGGCCAGCCATTCTGCcgcctatttttctttttaaatactttatttcatttttttttagttgtaattggacacaatacctttattttatttttatgtggtgctgaggatcgaacccagggcctcacacatgccagacaagtgctctaccgctgagccacaaccccagccctgccaccTACTCTTGTAGAGGCTCACTTACCATTGTGGCTATGCTGCTCCTGGGGTACAGGCGGCTGGCTCCATGCCCCCACCATCAGCAGAGGCCCCCTGGCCTGGGATCTCTGGACTGCAGACTCAGGTTCCACCTCCTCTGAGGGCACATCCTGTGCAGGAACCACAACATGCTCATCAGCACCGAGATCAGACGGGGGAGACAGAGTTTAATCCCTGGGAAGGAGACACAGGACATGTCCCTCAGGAGGCTGGGGTGTTGAAAAGGAGAGCAATATGGAGTCCCATGAAAACCCCAGAGGAGAATGTAACACCAGGCAGTGCTGTGTGCCCAAAGATACTCCCCATCAATCATGATGCAAGAACCAGCCCTACTGCCAGGTCAGAGCCTCACACCAACAGATCATCAACACCTCCCCAGATGCTTCCAGTCTCAAGGACCCAACACACCACAAGACAGCAGGGTGTTCACAGACAGCTCTACCTTCTCATACCCTTCTGGAGTTCTCATGCATATCACTGTATCCCCAGGGCCTGGCCTAGAGCAGAACATGAATATACATTTGCAGATCCTAATGAAGTTGAAACCTTTTTTCTGGAACAAGCCCACTTTGCCCAGTGAAACCACCAAAAAGAAAGCAATCATATTTACTTTGGACTCATCTTTCAGAAAGGCAATATGTGTTATATCATGCTTTTGTGTTTACTCCCTCGGGCTTAGGGTCTCCCCTACCCTGTGAGCCTCCTGGAGATTCATCTCCATGGTTATGGCCACTTCTCTTCAGCTCAAGACCATCTGGATCTGGGAGGGGCCCCTCACCTGCAGCCAGGCTTTCACTGGCTGCTTCTGTAGGTCTTCCACCAAGGCCACAGCTTCCTCGCCACTCCCTGGGAGCTGTCCCCGCACCTGGGCCTGGATCTCCCCTGGCAGCACTGTCAGAAACTGCTCCAGCACCAACTGCTCCAGAATCTGCTCCTTGGTATGCAGTTCAGGCCTAAGCCAACGGCAGCAGAGCTCCCAGAGCTGGCTGAAGGCTTCATGCGGCCCACCCACATCCCCATAGCAGAACTGACGAAAGCGCTGGCGGCAGGCCTCAGAATCCTTGCTGTCTTCTTGCTGGACAGATTCTTGCTCCCAGGAGGAATCTTCCACCTTCACAATCAGAAGTCCTTCTCCCTCCTCAGGAGCCTGGTCCTGGTGCTCCCAGGGGGATGCCATTCCCCTGGCCTAAGGCTCAGGGCTGGTTGGCCTCAGCTGACCCTTTCAATCTCCCAGAGGGATCCCCTGTGGTGGCTGGGCTGGCATCTAGACACACACTCCTGGGGAAAGAGCAAACCAGCAGGATTTGGGGAAGGGTGGAATACATGAGCAAACAATCAGCTAAAGGGACATCCAAGATCCAGGGACTCCAGTACCCATCCATTGGTGCCCTGGAGCAGTTTTTAGGCTTTACTCTAATGCCTTAttctggtttttttgttttgttttgttttgttttttgaggggggtagctactggggatccaacccaggggtgctttaccacagaactacatccccagttcattttattttttgaagacaGGGTCTCCCAACTTGTCCAGACTAGCCTCAATTTGCAATTATCCTGGTTCAGCCTCCCTAGTAGGTGGGAGAGtggctgagattacaagcatgtacctTGGTGCCTGGCTATGTTTTGTTGTATGTAACAATCTTTCCTACTAATAGAGGTCCACACCTCTATCGCCAACCTGAAATAAAAACCCTGGGTTTTTTCTGACTCACTTGATTACAAAACTTAATCTCACTCACTTGTAGTACTACTAGACCTACTACTGATATGAGcatatttatgtttatatttatagCACTTAATGTAAATGTTCACATTTTATGGCAAAAAATACGAATGTATTTGTTGTTTGTAAAGATTCATTGAACTATACTTAGGACATTTTTCCATGTGTATATTTCAATTAAAGTTTTTAATTATTGTATTTCAGTGTTGCCCCCAATCCCTTTGTAGGTGTTACTTAATATACCATAGGGACATTGTATTATCTTTCTCAAACTTGAAAACTTCTGAATCCCAAAACATATCTAGCATTGGGGGTGTCAGAGAAAGGCTTTATAGATGAATGTGTGACATACTGGACTTTGTTACTCTTTACACTTAAACTGCCAAGTTAGATTTTATGTTGTTACCCTTCAAAATTCTGATAAGTGTATTCTGAATTTTTTAAAGCAATAAACACAAACATctaaaaaagggagaaattttaaaaatatacaaatacatagaaaAGAAACTCCCTTTCTCGATGTGGTTGCAACTCTCCCTCCTTGACAGGCTGGCAAATGACGTCTCAGGTCTTTTCCTGTGCTTTTAATAGAAATGTTATCCATATAAACGAAAAAAAAAGTGCTTGATGTGTTGTTTTACATAAATGAGAAGGTTTCTTTCATTAGGAGCACTATGAGCTTACGTGGTATGGGTGTACTTGGGTTTCTTAACCAATACCCAAGTAATGCATTCGAGTTGTTTCCAATTCTTCTCTATTACATACTAAGCACTTTATTCACTCTTCTGCTCTTCACGAGTCTCTTGAAAGGTACGCGCGCCATTCTCGTCCTCCACTGACGGGAGGCCTCCCAGGAGAGGCCAGGACTCACTCACCAGGGTCGCACGGCAGGACGCGGCAGGCGGGTACGTTGACCCGGCCAGAGCCCCGCGCTGTCCCCCAGCAGCCTTGCCTGCGCGGAGCTGAAGGAAAGCGGGCGCGCAGGGGCGTCTGCCCGGAGACCAAGAGGGCAACAGGGGCGCTAGGACGACCCGCACTTCCCAGCGGAGCACAACCCCTTCGGCCTACGCCTCGGGGCGCGGGCCCGGGCCACCCAAGGCTCCGCTCCGACCTTGGAGCCCGGAGGCCAGCGTCGCCAGTCCCCGCCCCCGAGACACACCGCCCACAACCGCCCTGGTGTCCCCAGTTCCGCTGCCAGTCCCAGGCGCCGGAAGCCCGCGCGGGGCTCCCCGGGAAACCACGCAGCGCATGCGCCACTGCGAGTCGCACCATTTATACCAAGCCGGGGACCGGAAGTTTTCCGATGAACAGCCAATGAACAGGGAGAATTCCTAGAGATGGCCAATCAGCAGGCAGCAACGCCGCGTCAATACCCAGGTACCGGAGGCGAAGGGTTTGGGTGTGCTTTTAGGTTTGCCTTCCCTTCCTTCGACTGCGCTTTCCTTTTGCTTTTCTCTGCGCCTCCGGCCCTTGAACAGTGGAAAGAGGAAGGTAGGGCTGGCCTGACGAGCAGAGACCACACCTGGCCCAGCCACGAGTGGAGCGCCTGTTCCACCGGAAGGGATGTGCTGGGGAGGTTTCCTCCTTCCGCTCCAGTTTCTTTGCTCCAACGAGTAGGTGCAGGGCCCGGGGGCCGCGGCTCCCTAGACACGCTTCTGGAACCCTGGGTCCCACTTCTCCCAAGTCTTTCGCTGCCCTGCGGTGTCCCAGGCGGATCCCCGTACCCTCCCATTACAGGGGACCTGGGGCCCAGAAGCGTCCAAAGCTGAGGGACCGTATCCGCGAATCTCGAGGTTTTTGTTTCCTTACATTTGGACCCGCTCGCACCCTCTCCATGCCTCGAGATTTCAGGcttaaaattttcagaagtgaaaagCGCTTTCTTTTTTCGGTCATGCACGTATTGCATGCTTGatgtagaaaattaaaaagattggaaaattataaaggtATCCCTTTGCGTGAGGTTAGCTTCCTCACTCTGCTCAAATGTCACCCCCTCAAAAAAGGTCTTCTCTAACTCTGAACAATCTCTACTCTGCcttatttttcttcctgatgTTTATTGTTTGACATCACGTATTTGTGTAATTGTCTGTCAGTACTCAACTGTAAGTAGCTACATGAGTGCAGACACTTTTTACCACCTTGCCTCGGGCACCTGAAAGTGTACATGGTACGTGATAGGTGATCAGGAAACACTGGTGGGATGAatgaatttgtttttttgtttgtttgttttttaaacaaaaatcccTAATACaaccatccacaagtaagcactaTTAATGTTGTAGTGTGTTCTTACAGTTGTATATCTATGACCATATTTCTAAGACAAATCAGGAATCACTAAGTCATATTCTGTTGATTCAGTAGTATAGATATCTTTTAGTGTCAGTATGTTCAAATAAAATGTATCAGTTTTGTAAGCTGCATAGTATTCCATAGCATGGAAGttccatattttatttaaagcacTCTCCTTCCAGTAGgataggggaagggaggaggggaggcaaaggcaaggtactggggaatgaaactaTATTATGTTGTGTGcaggtacaaatatgtaacaatgcatttcactattatgcataattataatgcaccaaggtctggaaagagaaaataatttaaaaaataggatCGGAcatggctagagttgtggcttggtggtagagcactggcctggcatgtgtgagacactgggttcaatcctaggcaacacataaaaataaataaggtcaTTGTTttaatctacaactaaataaaaatattttttaaaaataggatcagacatacaaacaaagaaCAAAGTACCCTTGGAGTTTAGATCATTTACAATTTTTGGAATTTACAGATAAACCTATATATATACCTTAGTGCATTTGCTTGAACACCCTGCTGACATTTGATTGAATTTTTAAGTCTGTAGCTTAATATTGGGGAGAAACTATGTTTTTACAATAATGTTTTCCCATGCAGAAATATACATTTGTAATatattttagtaaaattttatagtctcctcatttgttctttttaaaaataggtcGTTTCTTTTTTTCAAGTTCATTTATAATTTTGTGGTTGTGAATATTTTTCCCCATTGTATTATTTACTTCAAGCAGGAGATTAAAAACATGTAagtagtggggctggggttgtggctcaacggtagagtgctcacctagcacatgcgaggccctgggttcaattctcagcaccatataaaaaataaataagtaaataaaggtatcgtgtcaactccacattaaaaaatattaaaaaaaaaaaaagtgtaagtagggctgggattgtagatcagtggtagagcacttgcctggcatgtgtgaggcactgggttcaattctcagcaccacatataaaacaaatcaataaagtccatcaataactaataaaaatatttttctaaaaaaaccACCTCAATAATTTGAACAAAATCTGATACAAAGATTTGttaaatcacacacacaaaaaaaatgttacCTACTAAAAGAGTTAAGAGAGTCTCTAAAAGTTTCAGAAGTAGCAACTGCAGAAAGCAAATTCTGCTTTTAGGATTGAGGGCACAAACTCAAAACTTACCCCCTTTTCAATTCAAGGCGGAAATTTGGACCTCTAAGAGCCCACCGCTGTGACAAGTGGACACAGCTGGCAGTCAGGGAAAACTTGCTGGAAGTGAATGCCCAAGGTTTCCTCACCTGCTCTCTATCGGCCTGCATTGGGAAGACGGAAGTCCCTTTCTCCAGCTCCGGCCTTACAGCGTTCTTCTAACGCCCTCTACTGGCAAAGACTAATAAATGGGCCAGCAtttcagaaccattaaatttccaTTCAATAATTTAGAGAAGACAACAAGTCAATCACCTGGTCCTTCCTGGCTTAACCaagggcagatttttttttttttttttttgcactataAAGCAACAGGGTGTGTCTGCGTTAGCGCATTGGACGATGTAGAGGCCCTGGCTTGAGCGGCACGTGTTGGGAGAGCATGGCTCAATGCATC is a window encoding:
- the LOC143384700 gene encoding zinc finger protein 213-like isoform X4, with product MASPWEHQDQAPEEGEGLLIVKVEDSSWEQESVQQEDSKDSEACRQRFRQFCYGDVGGPHEAFSQLWELCCRWLRPELHTKEQILEQLVLEQFLTVLPGEIQAQVRGQLPGSGEEAVALVEDLQKQPVKAWLQDVPSEEVEPESAVQRSQARGPLLMVGAWSQPPVPQEQHSHNAQLPALLKEDNTRKTTEACFASGVHGPVALGDIPFYFSREEWGSLDPAQRNLFWDIKRENSRNAALGLGLKSQSSKTQLEEAVLVLPRQTGSEVSVSWSPEEAEAWESENRPGTAVGQLVGVRRGRPPTRRRQFRDLAAEKPHSCGQCGKRFRWGSDLARHQRTHTGEKPHKCPECDKSFRSSSDLVRHQGVHTGEKPFSCSECGKSFSRSAYLADHQRIHTGEKPFGCSDCGKSFSLRSYLLDHRRVHTGERPFGCGECDKSFKQRAHLIAHQSLHAKMAQPVG